The Triticum aestivum cultivar Chinese Spring chromosome 6D, IWGSC CS RefSeq v2.1, whole genome shotgun sequence genomic sequence tgagagagacaagcattgttgaagtgggagagctccttgaactttgttcatgctcacggaaactttgtgaatcttaactacagaaacttttcaataaaaataattatccccttgtacaattccattgtattataaaaataatgtgcaaggattgcctttaggatgtttacaatgcttgttggtttgtgcggtgcaggacagaaactttggctgtagtgcgcgaattttagttttttactggaacgtcaaatggttctgattctttttgcactgtatttatataATTGTTTTTATTTgtactaattttggcagaatttttcaagtatcagaagtatggtgaatgttcagattattacagactgttctgttttagacagattctgtttttgatgcatagtttgcttgttttgatgaaactatcaatttatatcagtggattaagccatgaaaaagctatattacagtagacacaatgcaaaaacaaaatatgaattggtttgcaacagtacttagagtagtgatttgctttattatactaacggatcttaccgagtttttcgttgaagttttgtgtggatgaagtgttcgatgatcgaggaggtctcgatgtgagaagaaggaagagaggcaagagctcaagcttggggatgcccaaggcaccccaagtaaatattcaaggagactcaagcgtctaagcttggggatgccccggaaggcatcccctctttcttcaacaagtatcggtatgttttcggattcgtttcgttcatgcgatatgtgcaaatcttggagcgtcttttgcatttagttttcactttttcttttatgcaccatgctggtatgagatagtacttggtttatttatagaatgctcattgcacttcacttatatcttttgagtatggctttatagaatgcttcatgtgcttcacttatatcatttgaagcttggattgcctgattctctttacatagacaaccgtcatttgtagaatgctcttttgcttcacttatatttgttagagcgtgggcatatcttttgtagaaagaattaaactctcatgcttcacttatatctatttagagagatgacaggaactggtcattcacatggttagtcataaaacccaacataaaacttgtagatcactgaatatgatatgtttgattccttgcaatagttttgtgatataaaggtggtgatattagagtcgtgctagttgggtagttgtggattgtagaaatacttgtgttgaggtttgtgattcccgtagcatgcacgtatggtgaactgttatgtgatgaagtcggagcatgatttatttattgattgtcttccttatgagtggtggtcggggacgagcgatggtcttttcctaccaatctatccccctaggagcatgcgcgtagtacatgtgagttctttatgactaatgttgagtccatggattatacgcactctcacccttccaccattgctagcctcttcggtaccgtgcattgccctttctcacctcgagagttggtgcgaacttcgccggtgcatccaaaccctgtgatacgatacgctctatcacacataaacctccttatatcttcctcaaaacagccaccatacctacctattatggcatttccatatccattccgagatatattgccatgcaacttccatcatcatcatatacatgacttgagcatttattgtcatattgctttgcatgatcgtaagatagctagcatgatgttttcatggcttgtccgttttttgatgtcattgctacgctagatcattgcacatcccggtacaccgccggaggcattcatatagagtcatatctttgttctagatatcgagttgtaatattgagttgtaagtaaataaaagtgtgatgatcatcattattagagcattgccccagtgaggaaaggatgatggagactatgattcccccacaagtcgggatgagactccagactttacaaaaaaaagaggccaaagaagcccaaataaagaaaaaagaggccaaagaagcccaccaaaaaaataaaaaaaataaagagaaaataaaaaatgagagaaaaagagagaagggcaatgttactatccttttaccacacttgtgcttcttagtagcaccatgtttttcatatagagagtctcttgagttatcactttcatatactagtgggaattttcattatagaacttggcttgtatattccgatgatgggcttcctcaaatgcccgaggtcttcatgagcaagcaagttggatgcacacccacttagcttcagtttgagttttcatacacttatagctctagtgcatccgttgcatggcaatccctactcctcacattgacatcaattgatgggcatctccatagcccgttgattagccgcgtcgatgtgagactttcttcctttttgtcttctccacacaacttccaccatcatattctattccaccaatagtgctatgtccatggctcacgctcatgtattgcgtgaaagttgaaaaggtttgagaacgtcaaaggtatgaaacaattgcttggcttgtcatcggggttgtgcatgatgtgaatattttgtgtggtgaagatggagcatagccagactatatgattttgtagggataactttctttggccttgttattttgaaaagacatgattgctttattagtaggcttgaagtattattgtttttatgtcaaatgatagactattgctttgaatcactcgtatcttaatactcatgccatgattagacatatgatcaagattatgctaggtagcattccacatcaaaaattatcttttttatcatttacctactcgaggacgagcaggaattaagcttggggatgctgatacgtctccatcgtatctataattttttattgttccatgccaatattattcaactttcatatacttttggcaactttttatactatttttgggactaacatattaatcaagtgcccagtgccagttcctgtttgttgcatgttttatgtttcgcagaatatccatatcaaacggaatccaaacgggataaaaatggacggagcttatttttggaatatttggaaaattccggaagaagaatcaacgcgagacggtgcccgaggtggccacgaggcagggggcgcgcccctgaccctcgtgggccacccataaggcggttgatgccctccttcggccgcaagaaagctattttttggtaaaaaaatcacggaaaaagtttcaccccaatcggagttacggatctccatatatatacgaaacggtgaaagggcagcagaacagaacgcagaaacagagagagacagagagatagatccaatctcggaggggctctcgcccctcccacgccatggaggccaaggaccagagcggaaacccttctcccatctagggaggagctcaaggaagaagaaaacgaaggggccccctctccccttctcttccggtggtgccAGAACGCAgacgtggccatcatcatcaccgcaatcttcaccaacaacttcaccgccatcatcaccaactcttcccccctctatgcagcgttgtaacctctctcttacccgctgtaatctctacttaaacatggtgctcaacgctatatattatttcccaatgatgtatggctatcctatgatgtttgagtagatccgttttgtcctatgggttatttgatgatcaagattggtttgagttgcatgttttattatgttggaaatatgccctagaggcaataataaaatggttattattatatttgcttgttcatgataattgtctattgttcatgctataattgtgttatccagaaatcgtaatacatgtgtgaacacatagaccataacatgtccctagtgagcctctagttgactagctcgttgatcaatagatggttacggtttcctgaccatggaaattggatgtcattgataacaggatcacatcattaggagaatgatgtgatggacaagacccaatcctaagcatagcactagatcgtgtagttcgtttgctaaagcttttctaatgtcaaatatcatttccttagaccatgagatcgtgcaactcccggataccgtaggaatgctttgggtgtaccaaacgtcacaacgtaactgggtggctataaaggtgcactacaggtatctccgaaagtgtctgttgggttggcacggatcgagactgggatttctcactctgtatgtcggagaggtatctctgggcccactcggtaggacatcatcataatgagctcaatgtgatcaaggagttgttcacaggatgatgtgttatgggaacgagtaaagagacttgccgtaacgagattgaacaaggtatcggtataccgatgatcgaatctcgggcaagtatcgtactgatagacaaagggaattgtatacgggattgattgaatcctcgacatcgtggttcatctgatgagattatcgtggagcaaGCACATACCTGTCCTGCGCCTCCTAGGTCCCAACAAGAAGAGGTTCACCAGCGCGGAGGATTTTGACAAGTTCATGAACCATCTCATCTCCCTCCGTGGCCATTTACCTCTTGTCAGCTGCGAGATCCAAGCCTATCCAACCAATGATGATTATGCTGGTGAACCTGATGAACCCTTGCCAAACATATACTTTGATTCGTGGATCCAATATGCTCTATTGTGCAAGGTTCAGGTGCTCAAAATCATCGGTGATGATGTGGGAGCGGAAACTGAGCTCATCGTGCCTCTCATCTCCCAGCACCTGAGGAGCCTGGAAGTTCATCATGTTCTGGTGGAAAAGGATTTTGTTGATTTCTCAAGCTGTCCAATGTTAGAAGAACTGAAGATGCAGCACTGTGGCCTTTGGGTGCGCAAGATGTCGTTTCCATCGCTAAAGCGTTTGTGGCTTACTGAATGCAACTTCCCTGAGGCGTATCGTGTTTGTATTTCTGCACCCAGTCTTGTTTCACTGTGTCTGCATGACAGTGGAGGCAAGACTCCTTTGCTTGAAAGCATGCCATTGCTTGATACAGTATCCCTTGACCTTTCTGGTCGATGCAAGGATAAGTGTCGGGGTTCTGGTGGTGATCCAAGCTGTGAAGGTTGTCATGGTTATCCTGCTGGGAGTTATCGTAGTGTCCTTTTGAATACTTTGTCTAATGCTGTAAATTTGGAGTTGAAAGATCAACCTGAAGTGGTATGCTTTGCTTTCACTTCTTCTGTATCTTCTTTTCCTGTCATTTGCAACCCACAGTTTCTCTTATAAACTAATATCTCTATTGATTGTTCGACATGCATAAACGCATACTTAAATAACTTGGTACTTTAATTAGTTTCTAATGACATACATTTTTATTAGTTTCTGTTGATTAGGATAAATTATTCTTACACTGTTGATTATACCTGCATTTTCTTACAGCATTGCAGTTTTGAAATGTTAGACtgagtacttgtcaatttcttatATCCATGTTTGGATGCAGAAAAACTTAAACATAATGGGTTATGAACACTTCTCATTGCATGTCAAAACTACTCTTTTAAGGCACTAACTGTTGTCGTATTTTGTCCAGTCAAGTCCTTATAGTGTTGTTTTCTTGATGCGATCCCTCgactaattatttttattgaagtgCACCCTTAGATCATTGGGTTTAATTAAATGGATGCATGATTATACAAATTGGATAGTTTAGAGACTTGAGGTGTAGTTCTGGGATCTTTCTATTtatttgtgaatttaaaatatctGCCCAGAGTTTCTAGTAAACTCAATTATTTTCCTTTAAAATCTTGAAAACTTGAATTTCTGATATTTTGTACTTGTGCAATTTGTCCAGTACATCTACAAAAGGGATTTGGAATGTTGCCCCATATTTGGCAGATTGAAGACTCTTTTACTCGACATGTGGTGCAGGGCTACTGATCTGCATGCACTAGTTCGCATTCTGCAGCACACGCCAGTTCTTGAAAAGCTCACTCTCCAGCTTCGTAGCGACTGGGTAGATTTTCTGGACCACTGTAGTAATGAATAGATCATGTGTATTGTATTGATCTTACTAAAATGGCTTGTGTCCTGTAGAATTTGTTAAGCGCTGCCCGAGGTGAAAGAAAACATGTTCGAATTGAGCAATCATTTTCATGCGTGCATCTTAAGGAAGTCAGCATTGAATGTGAAGAGAAACTAAGGGTCAAGGATAAGGTCAACCAAATTGTGAAGATCATGACTAGAAATGGCGTACTTACTGAGAACATCAGTTTCAAGAAGATCCCAAGGCCAGAAGGTTGTAAGTTAACTCTTGCTTTTGTACACCAGTTGCTCTCATCTTCATATTCAGTTTACTTTGCTTTTATGCTCCTCTTCTTGGCTTCCATTTTAATAAGAATCTCCTATTGTTGACTGTTTTTTAGTTATGTATGGAGCTTGTGACCAATTTGCTTATCAGAGAAATTCTTTATCTCCTATAGTAAAACTGGGCAAACCAACATGTCAGCCACAATTCTAACTGAAAGCTGAGTCTTTTGAATATTGAGGTCTTGTACTGCTGGAAGTCTATGTACTCGGATAACTAAACAAAAGTTTCAGCTTACTTCCCGGTCTATGTACTCTGATAAATACATTCATGTTATGTTAGTTCTCtctctgtttcaaaaaaaaaaatcctgtcCATTCAGTCAGAAATTCCTATCAAATCAATTAAGGTATCAATCATATAATCTAGCTGATGTTTTGTTTTCAATTTTGTGCAGTCTATCGTCTCGTGTGTGTATCACCTAGGGCCTTTGATCCCTACTGGTCCGGTGAAGACTAAATTGGTGTGTTGGACCAGTGATAGAAGTTGTTTCAAGCCTTTTGTGTTGTTTTGTCCAAACCTTTTTAATGGTGGCCCTGTGCTGGCAGCTGGTACAACTCAGGAAACAGTTTCCAGTTGGGTAGTATGTTTTTTTTTCTAAGTTAAGTTGGGCAGTATGTAAAGATGTTACTACTAGTAGTTATCTCTTGTCAGTAATGAAAACCGTGTCGTCAGGATCTTGTTGCATTtcgaaaaattgtgtgtgcgtgctTGTTGCCTGTTTGCACAAGAAATGAGATGTTTGGCGAACCAGTAAGAAGGATTAGGTTATTTGACACTTGTTGAACATTGAACTGTCATCTCCACTTTTGAAAAGTGTGGCGAACATCATCAAACTAGGCATGGTTAACCCTGTTGTCGCAGGCTTGCAGTTAGATGTCATTGTCTTTGTTAAACCTAGAGCAACAGAGCATGGTTAACTCTATCACTGCTCTGCCTAGTTTCACAGAAGAACGCAAACTGAGGAATAAGATGGCCCCAATCCCCTGGCAGTTCCAACTTAGAAGATTCATAGCTCCTCATGGAGCGTCACACGCGGCTCCATCAGGTTACCAGCAGCCCCACGCTTCCATAACAGTTCCTTCTGCCTTCACCTCCTTAGCAAGTGTATTCAGTTCCACAAGTCCAATATCCACTTTGCCTCTCTTCTGATCCACTGACTCTTGGGCATGCTCGGACAACATGGTACAGCACCTTCTGCATGTAGGTAGACTGATGCGACACATGCTTATAAGTCTGATCTTCTCTATAATTTATCTTCCCATTCTTAGGCTTTCCTCCAGCATCCAACTGCTTGGCACTACTGATTACAGGTGCCATAGATTTTGCACTAACCTGCGACTGTGAACACGGCACGTATGAAGTACTGCTCATCTT encodes the following:
- the LOC123142471 gene encoding uncharacterized protein, translated to MRLSWSKHIPVLRLLGPNKKRFTSAEDFDKFMNHLISLRGHLPLVSCEIQAYPTNDDYAGEPDEPLPNIYFDSWIQYALLCKVQVLKIIGDDVGAETELIVPLISQHLRSLEVHHVLVEKDFVDFSSCPMLEELKMQHCGLWVRKMSFPSLKRLWLTECNFPEAYRVCISAPSLVSLCLHDSGGKTPLLESMPLLDTVSLDLSGRCKDKCRGSGGDPSCEGCHGYPAGSYRSVLLNTLSNAVNLELKDQPEVYIYKRDLECCPIFGRLKTLLLDMWCRATDLHALVRILQHTPVLEKLTLQLRSDWNLLSAARGERKHVRIEQSFSCVHLKEVSIECEEKLRVKDKVNQIVKIMTRNGVLTENISFKKIPRPEGFYRLVCVSPRAFDPYWSGED